From a single Podarcis raffonei isolate rPodRaf1 chromosome 10, rPodRaf1.pri, whole genome shotgun sequence genomic region:
- the KCNJ8 gene encoding ATP-sensitive inward rectifier potassium channel 8 produces MLARKSIIPEEYVLARIAAENLGKPRVRDRQQKARFIAKNGACNLAHKNIREQGRFLQDIFTTLVDLKWRHTLVIFTMSFLCSWLFFAMMWWLVAFAHGDMDKPCTTSEDITRWKPCVTCVRSFTSAFLFSIEVQVTIGFGGRMMTEECPIAITVLMLQNIVGLIINAVMLGCIFMKTAQAHRRAETLIFSRNAVIAVRNGKLCFMFRVGDLRKSMIISASVRIQVVKKTTTPEGEVIPIHQLDVPVDNPIESNNIFLVAPLIICHIIDKRSPLYDISANDLANQDLEIIVILEGVVETTGITTQARTSYISEEILWGHRFVPIVAEEEGAYAVDYSKFGNTSKVAAPRCSAKELDEKPSILIQTLQKSELSHQNSLRKRNSMRRNNSIRRNNSIRRNNSSFVVPKVQFMTPEGNQNLLET; encoded by the exons ATGTTGGCCAGGAAGAGTATCATCCCCGAAGAGTATGTCCTCGCACGGATCGCGGCCGAGAACCTGGGCAAGCCGCGCGTCAGGGACCGGCAACAGAAAGCCCGCTTCATCGCCAAGAACGGGGCTTGCAACTTGGCTCACAAGAACATCCGCGAGCAAGGGCGCTTCCTGCAGGACATCTTCACTACCCTGGTGGACCTGAAGTGGCGCCACACGCTGGTCATCTTCACCATGTCCTTCCTGTGCAGCTGGCTCTTCTTCGCCATGATGTGGTGGCTGGTGGCCTTTGCTCACGGGGACATGGACAAGCCGTGCACAACCAGCGAGGACATCACTAGGTGGAAGCCCTGTGTCACCTGCGTCAG GTCTTTCACCTCCGCTTTCCTCTTCTCTATTGAGGTCCAGGTGACCATTGGCTTTGGAGGGAGGATGATGACCGAAGAATGTCCCATAGCGATCACCGTACTGATGCTCCAGAACATTGTGGGCTTGATCATCAATGCCGTCATGTTGGGTTGCATCTTCATGAAGACGGCGCAGGCACACCGGCGAGCCGAGACCTTGATATTCAGCCGGAACGCGGTCATCGCCGTACGCAATGGCAAACTCTGCTTCATGTTTCGGGTTGGGGACCTGAGGAAAAGCATGATCATCAGTGCCTCAGTGCGGATCCAGGTGGTCAAGAAGACCACCACCCCTGAAGGAGAAGTCATCCCCATCCACCAGCTAGACGTCCCAGTAGACAATCCCATTGAGAGCAACAATATTTTCCTAGTGGCCCCTTTGATTATTTGCCACATCATTGACAAGCGGAGTCCTCTTTACGACATCTCCGCCAATGACTTGGCCAACCAAGACCTAGAGATCATTGTCATACTTGAAGGTGTGGTGGAAACCACTGGAATCACCACCCAAGCAAGAACGTCCTACATATCCGAAGAGATCCTCTGGGGCCACCGCTTCGTGCCCATCGTAGCGGAAGAAGAAGGGGCCTACGCTGTCGACTACTCCAAGTTTGGCAACACGAGCAAAGTCGCAGCGCCGCGTTGCAGTGCCAAGGAGCTGGACGAGAAGCCTTCCATCCTCATCCAGACCCTCCAGAAGAGCGAGCTGTCACACCAGAACTCCCTGAGGAAACGTAATTCCATGCGGAGGAATAACTCCATAAGGAGGAACAACTCCATAAGGAGGAATAATTCATCCTTTGTGGTGCCCAAGGTCCAGTTCATGACACCGGAAGGAAACCAGAACTTGCTGGAGACATGA